A part of Armatimonadota bacterium genomic DNA contains:
- the trpC gene encoding indole-3-glycerol phosphate synthase TrpC, with translation MTILDKIFSAKRTETEDMSTASALAEWKARAADAPPVRGFASALRNADRPVALIAEVKKASPSRGVIRADFDPGEIARAYAEAGAHALSVLTDVSFFQGSIINLKISREATSLPVLRKDFTVRLAQVYETRAIGADAVLLIVNGLSLGELQEFYGAARETGLDVLVEAHTREEAETALSLGADLIGINNRNLQTFEEDLNVSCLLIPEIADRATIVSESSIRNVSEVRRVSEAGARAVLIGTSFCAALDPGAKVKEVMGW, from the coding sequence ATGACGATCCTGGACAAGATCTTTTCGGCCAAACGGACCGAGACGGAAGACATGTCGACAGCCTCGGCCCTTGCCGAGTGGAAGGCCAGGGCCGCAGACGCGCCACCGGTCCGTGGATTCGCGTCGGCGCTTCGGAACGCGGACCGTCCCGTCGCTTTGATCGCCGAGGTCAAAAAGGCCAGTCCTTCGCGAGGCGTCATCCGTGCCGATTTCGATCCGGGCGAAATCGCCCGCGCTTACGCTGAGGCCGGTGCGCACGCGCTCAGCGTCTTGACGGACGTCTCTTTTTTCCAAGGTTCAATCATAAACTTGAAAATATCTCGCGAAGCAACCTCCTTGCCCGTGCTTCGCAAGGACTTCACCGTCCGACTGGCACAGGTCTACGAGACCCGTGCCATCGGTGCCGACGCGGTCCTTCTGATCGTCAACGGCCTGTCGCTCGGCGAACTTCAAGAGTTCTACGGGGCGGCGCGAGAGACGGGGCTGGACGTTTTGGTCGAAGCCCACACGAGAGAAGAGGCCGAGACGGCCCTTTCCCTCGGGGCGGACCTTATCGGGATCAATAATCGAAATTTACAAACTTTCGAAGAAGACTTGAACGTATCGTGTTTGCTGATTCCCGAAATCGCGGACCGAGCGACGATCGTCAGCGAGAGCTCGATCCGAAACGTCTCGGAAGTGCGACGGGTTTCAGAGGCGGGGGCCAGGGCCGTCCTGATCGGAACGTCCTTCTGTGCGGCCCTCGATCCAGGGGCCAAAGTCAAAGAGGTCATGGGATGGTAA
- the trpD gene encoding anthranilate phosphoribosyltransferase, with protein MPLASLLSRLMSGLDLFEPEARMLAERLLGGDVSEAQAAGILVALQVKGATASELAGMAGALRDRALTLSHEFPALVDTCGTGGGAPTWNLSTAAALIAAGAGAKVAKHGNRSVTSHCGSADVLEHLGVNLHADPEQLAKSLKDVGLVFLFAPSHHSAMRNLATVRKDLGVRTVFNQLGPLANPAGAARQLIGVYDRSLLRPMAEALVLLKTERAFVVHGRDGMDEVSPCAPTDYCEVLDGRVKEGTFDPTDFLTDALSPSALHAGTTVGENAEILKKALGGEAPCSLAPVPNAAVTLMAAGTAGSTQEAARAAVASLSSGRARHALDRLVEASGG; from the coding sequence GTGCCCCTGGCGAGCCTTCTGAGCCGATTGATGTCCGGACTCGATTTGTTCGAGCCCGAAGCCCGAATGTTGGCCGAAAGGCTCCTGGGCGGAGACGTGTCCGAGGCGCAAGCGGCCGGGATCCTGGTGGCTCTCCAAGTGAAAGGCGCGACGGCTTCCGAGCTGGCGGGCATGGCAGGTGCCCTTCGGGACAGGGCCTTGACGTTGTCCCATGAGTTCCCAGCTCTCGTCGACACGTGCGGCACGGGCGGCGGGGCCCCGACGTGGAACCTCTCGACGGCGGCGGCTTTGATCGCGGCAGGCGCCGGAGCCAAGGTCGCGAAGCACGGCAACAGGTCGGTCACGAGCCATTGCGGGAGCGCGGACGTCTTGGAACACCTTGGCGTCAACCTGCACGCCGATCCGGAACAACTCGCCAAGTCGCTCAAGGACGTGGGTCTCGTGTTCCTCTTCGCACCCTCCCACCACTCGGCCATGAGGAACTTGGCCACGGTGAGAAAGGATCTCGGTGTCCGGACCGTGTTCAACCAACTCGGTCCCTTAGCGAACCCAGCGGGCGCAGCCAGGCAATTGATCGGTGTGTACGACCGCAGCCTCCTCCGGCCGATGGCCGAAGCTCTCGTCCTCCTCAAAACGGAGCGGGCGTTCGTCGTCCACGGACGGGACGGCATGGACGAGGTGTCTCCCTGCGCCCCGACCGACTACTGTGAAGTGCTGGACGGACGCGTGAAGGAAGGCACGTTCGACCCGACGGACTTTCTGACCGATGCGTTGTCACCTTCCGCGCTGCACGCAGGGACGACGGTCGGCGAAAACGCCGAGATCTTGAAGAAAGCGCTCGGTGGCGAGGCGCCTTGCTCTTTGGCCCCCGTGCCGAACGCGGCCGTCACGCTCATGGCGGCAGGTACGGCCGGATCGACCCAAGAAGCGGCCCGTGCCGCCGTCGCTTCGTTAAGTTCGGGTCGTGCCCGACATGCGCTCGACCGCTTGGTGGAGGCTTCGGGAGGATGA
- a CDS encoding phosphoribosylanthranilate isomerase — translation MVRVKICGLTRHEDVEAAVGAGADAVGFVRHPASKRFVEEGEARTLATVAGPFVERVLVYDVAGPVEDPGFLIQARQFEGGLDRADVRRVQVLAVAPETTLQDLLESAHRTAPGVEAVLLDASHEGRTGGTGRPLDWGLAAAFVAEWNGPVVLAGGLTPDNVAVAVRTVQPYAVDVCSGTESGPGIKDLIKVQDFIAAARSA, via the coding sequence ATGGTAAGGGTGAAGATCTGCGGATTGACCCGCCACGAGGACGTCGAGGCCGCCGTCGGAGCCGGCGCGGACGCCGTCGGCTTCGTGCGCCATCCAGCAAGCAAGAGGTTCGTCGAAGAGGGCGAGGCGCGGACCCTGGCTACGGTAGCGGGACCGTTCGTCGAACGGGTGCTCGTCTACGACGTCGCGGGACCGGTCGAAGACCCCGGGTTCTTGATCCAGGCCCGACAGTTCGAAGGTGGACTCGACCGCGCCGACGTCCGGCGCGTCCAAGTGCTGGCCGTCGCTCCGGAGACGACCCTTCAAGACCTGCTCGAATCCGCCCACCGGACCGCTCCGGGAGTCGAAGCCGTTCTGTTGGACGCGAGTCACGAGGGTCGGACGGGAGGTACGGGCCGACCCCTAGACTGGGGGCTCGCCGCCGCGTTCGTCGCTGAGTGGAACGGACCGGTCGTCCTGGCAGGCGGGCTGACTCCGGACAACGTTGCCGTGGCCGTCCGGACGGTCCAGCCCTATGCGGTCGACGTTTGTAGCGGGACAGAGTCCGGGCCTGGAATCAAAGACCTGATCAAGGTTCAGGACTTCATCGCTGCGGCCAGGTCCGCGTAA